The proteins below are encoded in one region of Hordeum vulgare subsp. vulgare chromosome 3H, MorexV3_pseudomolecules_assembly, whole genome shotgun sequence:
- the LOC123441432 gene encoding protein YLS7-like: MALNHRYIMSVVALLLTLEPTHAQGSCDLSRGRWVPDSSAPLYTSSSCPLIKRAENCQANGRPDKGYENWRWKPERCALPRFDARRFLKLMRGKTLAFAGDSIAQNQMESLLCILWQVTTYILHWYYYYITNGLIDVGRVDTPINLSDRRMSRWIFNSTSTTIIRIWSPWLLHNSKEALGIAPDGLSKVFLDVPDKTLMELLPSFDVIVLSFGHWFVTPSAYILNGKVVGGQSWWPLQAGKMQMNNIDAFGASTETCLTAVATKPNFKGIAILSTYSPDHYERATWNVGGSCTGKVKPLDKAVRDGFIDAMHEKQVASFRKVVKNSGKQGSKLKLMSITKPFALRVDGHPGPYTNLDPNKMTQRGPDGRPPPQDCLHWCMPGPIDKWNDMLFETIQR, encoded by the exons ATGGCTCTCAACCATCGTTATATTATGTCGGTGGTTGCTCTGTTGCTGACCCTGGAGCCTACACATGCTCAAG GCAGCTGTGATCTCTCTCGTGGGAGGTGGGTTCCTGATTCCTCTGCGCCGCTGTACACGAGCAGCTCTTGCCCTTTGATCAAACGCGCGGAGAACTGCCAGGCGAACGGGCGGCCGGACAAGGGATACGAGAACTGGAGATGGAAGCCCGAGCGGTGCGCTCTCCCGCGCTTTGATGCAAGGAGGTTTCTGAAGCTGATGAGGGGCAAGACACTTGCTTTCGCTGGGGATTCGATTGCTCAGAACCAGATGGAGTCTCTCCTTTGCATCCTATGGCAGGTGACCACATATATACTTCACTGGTACTACTACTATATTACTAATGGTTTGATAGATGTTGGCAGG GTGGACACCCCAATAAACCTTAGCGATCGTAGGATGAGTAGGTGGATCTTCAATTCAACCTCAACAACTATCATCCGCATTTGGTCTCCTTGGCTATTACACAATTCAAAAGAAGCTTTGGGAATTGCTCCCGACGGCCTTAGTAAGGTTTTCCTCGATGTCCCAGATAAGACTTTGATGGAACTTCTCCCAAGTTTCGATGTGATAGTCCTCTCTTTTGGACACTGGTTTGTCACACCATCAGCCTATATCCTGAATGGCAAGGTTGTTGGAGGACAGAGCTGGTGGCCTCTTCAAGCTGGAAAGATGCAGATGAACAACATTGATGCTTTTGGTGCATCCACTGAGACTTGCCTAACGGCTGTGGCTACTAAACCAAATTTCAAAGGTATAGCTATTTTGAGCACATACTCACCAGACCATTACGAACGTGCGACATGGAATGTAGGTGGATCATGCACCGGGAAGGTTAAGCCCTTGGACAAGGCGGTGAGGGATGGATTCATAGATGCAATGCATGAAAAACAAGTTGCAAGCTTCAGAAAGGTAGTCAAGAATTCTGGCAAGCAAGGTTCCAAGTTGAAACTGATGAGCATTACAAAACCCTTTGCCTTAAGGGTTGATGGGCATCCTGGACCATACACAAATCTGGACCCAAACAAGATGACTCAAAGAGGGCCGGATGGAAGGCCTCCACCTCAGGATTGTCTGCATTGGTGCATGCCTGGACCTATAGATAAATGGAATGATATGTTATTTGAGACCATACAAAGATAA